One genomic window of Cannabis sativa cultivar Pink pepper isolate KNU-18-1 chromosome 2, ASM2916894v1, whole genome shotgun sequence includes the following:
- the LOC133033875 gene encoding uncharacterized protein LOC133033875, with protein MDYEDVSQCVKLYSDNIDNVVAEGVIIEAVGYFSYHGDIITNDYARVQITQVIQGEAEIPYPRGAIRYVCDACNKLVPWPRELILTEEGSLIKKLHSSNNSKGKEKCKGKEKIVEHLDSTKSYEKFIAGVLDKTHISLQAMFLEYMRVKGKNEFVRIPVNPSLFYRVHIYITSEDVIQVATQDELTGSAMLFGLRCIWENLNQRQKELYKFYDIELLSYNNEQDKVIAINQLSIWLNTMTHVGQYYFIPWNIGKHWMLIIAMTSGRVVFLNPLKSKIPSDIAQMIKAAYANISSNAIVFGKNGPEIWTFACPKQPYNYECGYYVLTYIRDMLQHSNPIEAIKAKFGGLSQYSEDDHLLPLRQQWLSQLLPLIYKN; from the exons ATGGACTATGAGGATGTAAGTCAATGTGTAAAATTATATTCGGATAACATTGACAATGTTGTGGCTGAGGGTGTCATAATTGAGGCGGTTGGTTACTTTTCATATCATGGTGACATAATTACAAATGATTATGCACGGGTTCAAATCACACAAGTTATTCAAGGGGAAGCTGAAATCCCATATCCAAGAGGTGCAATACGCTATGTTTGTGATGCATGTAACAAATTGGTTCCTTGGCCTAGGGAATTGATTTTGACTGAAGAG GGTTCTCTAATTAAGAAGCTTCATAGTTCAAACAACTCGAAAGGGAAAGAGAAATGTAAAGGAAAAGAGAAGATAGTGGAACATCTTGATTCCACTAAatcttatgagaaattcattgcAGGGGTACTTGACAAGACTCATATTTCTCTTCAGGCCATGTTCTTGGAATATATGAGAGTAAAAGGTAAAAATGAGTTTGTGAGGATTCCTGTTAACCCATCCTTATTCTACCGAGTTCACATCTACATAACTTCCGAAGATGTCATACAAGTGGCCACCCAAGATGAACTTACGGGTTCAGCTATGTTATTTGGACTAAG ATGCATTTgggaaaatttaaatcaaagacAAAAAGAGTTATACAAGTTTTATGATATCGAGCTTCTTAGTTATAACAATGAGCAGGACAAGGTGATAGCCATCAATCAATTATCAATTTGGTTAAACACTATGACTCATGTAggacaatattattttataccATGGAACATAGG CAAGCATTGGATGTTGATTATAGCAATGACATCGGGAAGAGTTGTATTCTTAAACCCGCTTAAATCTAAAATCCCGTCAGACATTGCTCAGATGATAAAGGC TGCATATGCAAATATTAGTTCAAATGCTATTGTATTTGGCAAAAATGGACCGGAGATATGGACCTTTGCTTGTCCAAAGCAACCATACAATTACGAATGTGGTTACTATGTACTAACTTACATTCGTGATATGCTTCAACATTCAAATCCCATTGAAGCCATAAAAGCAAAA